A DNA window from Hydra vulgaris chromosome 13, alternate assembly HydraT2T_AEP contains the following coding sequences:
- the LOC100200726 gene encoding uncharacterized protein LOC100200726: protein MDSFLKGKKPEFLQENMMDHLQIDFDLVGSQDFHCSQLDPSLNDDFFIDDVFSLNCDLNHDVSNSSLDNLSLSQSSSSFPYQYSPGSGSIDSGVSNSVDLSLPDSPQQLSPNSTDQNYKESCHSKTNPEYNENIFSGNNLLFQKELLDKYIQEQVTQALYQQQIKQMQQQNLNQNMLIMQSKALQEDTMKQAVQLHQVQQQLFMHHKDINYHNQQQQLPQQLQQVSPPPPQVSPPPPVITNVKSESQLIKMLTNKKNNFVNALHLKKDKIQKNNKSPCNKPNKQKQSFSVSTENNVEPDSKSALTMLLMQKPQPKHSLMPAFSNHCDIGALSGKHLEKVVPFSAQFTNVDKPADKIPIKRLNPDSPDSAHTLKVKAPAAKKTRVEHVVIEKRYRMKITDSLNELKKLLPCSEESKATKNGILQSSIDELLRLQKENNALKRKNEKLMTLFNELRKVGIIPNTSVSTSSSESNVSVINQIQNKKNETEIIDPEINQDHYASPLLRQSARDGAKFVTCMFMFSFLFISPWKLFYENDHVSIDGTQFSSRHLLNVQEQEASAKYSLVSSLFNIILSLFILMLLLLSGKPKCPKSVKRAQCFRSQLLKAQKKINKHDYEDARGFIRIGLFVIGNSCPKTTYGMLASFTWKCLCHMLYQLGILTILETIGRSVLPIYISGAKEKEHEQFTSRLSAEAYIKLHEIAMKDKSSSYLEVACYIMNAIYAAEGSGDEELLCTTYTTAVIHMREKVRWFSYLLQYYFIGCAHHVSLASKSEHVFAVDWIFESRGYGFFTSSLWNINHTTLLNNVKDNVEVDEANLLQLVYAQFQEFLLTKALKRIVLPVTWYPNEGKIELHQRALSFLEDLGVGPVSEQMDSAYIHLTSFYAWWGSLFKQYLLIKKSGIVDQVELNKQVESFNEIISPEKNQLVTMCKSVFQSFISVTEFQTNSKKLSSLNIEQEAYKIAAMLENAHKEIVSNIEILPKSDESTIEELLIIWCSDLIAKATYLLWEVAPVQKSFQELHLLLCNSSFMNSLSKKYPELISTLQRHDFEMHVMSGSCRSTLLRQLKKSQQLFSVSRKIDINNASYLSSNNIFPLKQDGFLS, encoded by the exons ATGGacagttttttaaaaggaaagaAACCTGAATTTCTTCAAGAAAATATGAtgg atCATTTGCAAATAGACTTTGATCTTGTGGGTAGTCAAGACTTTCATTGCAGCCAGTTAGACCCCAGTCtcaatgatgatttttttattgatgatgttTTCTCACTAAATTGTGATTTAAATCACGATGTAAGTAACAGCAGTCTGGATAACTTAAGTCTCTCTCAAAGCTCTTCCTCCTTTCCCTACCAATACTCTCCTGGGTCTGGAAGTATCGATAGTGGCGTGTCAAATTCTGTTGATTTGTCATTGCCAGATTCTCCACAGCAACTCTCTCCGAATTCTACTGATCAAAATTATAAGGAATCTTGTCATTCAAAAACTAATCCAGAGTATAATGAGAATATTTTCTCtggaaataatttattatttcaaaaggAACTGcttgataaatatatacaagAACAAGTTACTCAAGCTTTATATCAGCAACAAATCAAACAAATGCAACAACAGAATCTTAACCAAAACATGTTAATAATGCAGTCAAAAGCTTTACAAGAAGATACAATGAAACAAGCAGTTCAACTGCATCAAGTCCAGCAGCAGTTATTTATGCATCATAAGGATATTAATTATCATAATCAGCAGCAACAGCTTCCACAACAGTTGCAACAAGTTTCACCTCCACCACCACAAGTTTCACCTCCACCACCTGTAATTACTAATGTCAAGAGTGAGAGTCAACTCATCAAAAtgttaacaaacaaaaaaaacaattttgttaatgCATTGCAtcttaaaaaagacaaaattcaaaaaaataataaatctccTTGTAACAAGCCCAATAAACAAAAGCAATCATTCTCTGTATCCACTGAAAATAACGTAGAACCAGATTCGAAATCTGCTCTCACCATGTTACTAATGCAAAAGCCACAACCTAAACATTCTTTAATG ccTGCTTTTTCAAATCATTGTGATATTGGAGCCTTGTCTGGTAAACATTTGGAAAAAGTAGTTCCTTTTTCTGCTCAGTTTACAAATGTAGACAAGCCTGCTGACAAAATACCAATTAAACGCTTAAATCCAGATTCCCCCGATTCTGCCCATACGCTAAAAGTTAAAGCACCTGCTGCAAAAAAAACAAGAGTTGAACATGTTGTTATCGAGAAACGATATAGGATGAAAATTACTGATTCATTGAATGAGCTGAAAAAGTTACTACCTTGCAGCGAAGAATCAAAG gctaCAAAAAATGGTATTTTACAGTCATCCATTGATGAACTTTTGCGACTTCAAAAGGAAAATAATGCATTAAAgcgaaaaaatgaaaaattaatgaCTCTTTTTAATGAAT taCGTAAAGTTGGCATCATACCAAATACATCAGTCTCAACATCTAGCAGTGAATCTAATGTTTCTGttataaatcaaattcaaaataaaaaaaacgaaaccGAAATCATTGACCCTGAAATTAATCAAGATCATTATGCTTCTCCACTTTTAAGACAAAGTGCAAGAGATGGAGCAAAGTTTGTTACCTGCATGTTTATGTTTAGTTTCTTGTTTATTAGTCCATGGaagcttttttatgaaaatgatcATGTTTCTATTGATg GTACTCAATTTTCATCACGCCACCTGTTGAATGTTCAGGAACAGGAAGCATCTGCAAAGTATTCTTTAGTTTCTAGcctgtttaatattattttgtcattgtttatattaatgCTTTTGTTGTTGAGTGGTAAGCCAAAGTGTCCAAAAAGTGTTAAAAGAGCACAATGCTTTCGAAGTCAATTGCTTAAGGcgcagaaaaaaattaataag CATGACTATGAAGATGCTAGAGGTTTTATTCGAATTGGATTATTTGTTATTGGCAACAGTTGCCCAAAAACTACGTATGGAATGTTAGCAAGTTTTACATGGAAATGTTTGTGTCATATGTTGTATCAACTTGGAATTCTTACAATTTTAGAAACTATAGGTCGATCTGTATTACCAATTTATATTTCTGGTGCTAAAGAGAAAGAACATGAACAGTTTACTTCAAGACTTTCAGCTGAAGCTTACATTAAACTTCATGAAATAGCAATGAAAG ataaaagcaGTTCATATTTAGAAGTTGCGTGTTATATTATGAATGCAATATATGCTGCAGAAGGCTCTGGTGATGAGGAGTTATTGTGTACTACATACACAACAGCGGTGATACATATGAGGGAAAAAGTTCGTTGGTTTTCTTATCTACTTCAG TATTACTTTATTGGTTGTGCACACCACGTTTCACTGGCTAGTAAAAGTGAACATGTTTTTGCAGTTGATTGGATTTTTGAAAGTCGTGGTTATGGTTTTTTCACAAGTAGTTTATGGAATATTAATCATACtactttgttaaataatgttaaag ATAATGTAGAGGTTGATGAAG CAAATCTTCTTCAGTTAGTATATGCACAGTTTCAGGAATTTCTGCTTACAAAGGCattaaaaagaattgttttacCTGTAACTTGGTATCCAAATGAAGGAAAAATTGAACTTCATCAAAGAGCGCTTTCATTTTTAGAAGATTTAGGTGTTGGTCCTGTAAGTGAACAAATGGATTCAGCGTACATTCATTTGACATCTTTTTATGCATGGTGGGGATCATTGTTTAAgcaatatttgttaataaaaaaatctggtaTTGTTGATCAAgttgaattaaataaacaagttgAATCTTTCAATGAAATTATAAGTCCAGAAAA aaaCCAACTTGTGACAATGTGCAAATCTGTGTTTCAATCTTTTATAAGTGTTACTGAGTTCCAGACTAATTCTAAAAAGCTGagttctttaaatattgaacaagaaGCATATAAAATAGCTGCTATGTTGGAAAATGCACACAAGGAAATTGTTTCCAATATTGAAATTTTGCCCAAATCTGATGAATCTACAATAGAGGAg cttttaatAATTTGGTGTTCTGATCTGATTGCCAAAGCAACATATCTTTTATGGGAAGTTGCTCCTGTTCAGAAATCATTCCAGGAGTTACATTTACTTCTTTGCAACAGCAGTTTTATGAATTCTCTTTCTAAAAAATACCCAGAACTTATATCAACT CTTCAGCGCCATGATTTTGAAATGCATGTCATGTCAGGCTCTTGTCGATCTACATTATTACGTCAATTGAAGAAAAGCCAGCAGTTGTTTTCAG TTAGTCGAAAAATCGATATAAACAATGCTTCATATCTTTCAAGTAACAATATTTTTCCTCTTAAGCAAGATGGGTTTTTGAGCTAA